The Porites lutea chromosome 4, jaPorLute2.1, whole genome shotgun sequence genome contains a region encoding:
- the LOC140933132 gene encoding uncharacterized protein: protein MVQYFFEDEPHYVSPKKHGNAKGGKRFYPTSRSTKNNIIKKVCSHQGPTKIYDQAFQDAGGMLAVKAVSDLPRNTRQVKYERSKLRQKTEVDDLASFLDKSRNSSWIQNTQWTPCPRAVIASKGLLEDVVNNCCNPEKFGVFSIDTTYSVGDFYVTSTVYPHIKLESRSTGAAPYLPGPAMLHVKRDESQFVYFGHTLIEKQPGMDGVLFIGLDRSKAQENGLARVFHVSRFLPCTKHVRDNVNAKLTSLQLTEGLKREIIKDIFGDDKRMEKGLIDSDSPEEFDCKLLEAQRRWDSLESMEKMGADPGFSKYFTTCVADSMREGMITPIRKAAGLGDNLYFNNASESFHFQYKLQIEQNRTDDTPSGKPNLKSNMSQATDEYVEMCERAARNVERAVIDEGPYRLAPEFQHLKKTTEEWIKMSEKEKKDHLKKISPLSQTALDEETELPMDEETAVLGNFNESGLPEMFKASWRNAEVILKEDGVGQAPGSKTNKVVMSTTSDSLHLVRVTDRKLPVCDCEGFKHKGLCSHVLAVSFQMGSLQRVLSDWTPNITRQLQESMPSGAGLKENEKGRKRTRKTHREERSIAGFSERVPSVTPTIPPDEYQVVFVKDTKALTCYGCGSKLRNKPSDAPPPAPYDLMLKHRERRVYQKKGTIQLKVSRDPGSVYYHVRKTCVLAKCDKILPRNITITEPISEQMSEVHKRHLSREFGVLV, encoded by the exons ATGGTGCAGTACTTCTTTGAAGATGAGCCCCATTACGTCTCCCCAAAGAAACATGGAAATGCGAAAGGAGGCAAGCGGTTTTACCCAACTTCACGTAGTActaaaaacaacatcatcaagaAAGTCTGCTCCCACCAAGGTCCAACCAAAATTTATGATCAAGCTTTCCAAGATGCTGGAGGAATGTTGGCAGTGAAAGCAGTGTCAGATCTACCGAGGAATACTAGGCAGGTCAAGTACGAGAGGTCCAAACTAAGGCAAAAAACAGAAGTAGACGATTTGGCCAGTTTCCTCGACAAAAGTCGTAACAGTAGTTGGATTCAGAACACCCAGTGGACTCCATGCCCACGGGCAGTTATTGCATCAAAGGGACTCCTTGAAGATGTCGTTAACAATTGCTGCAATCCGGAAAAGTTTGGCGTGTTCTCCATTGACACCACATACAGTGTTGGAGACTTTTACGTGACAAGCACAGTGTATCCTCACATTAAGCTAGAGAGCCGATCAACTGGGGCAGCTCCCTACCTACCAGGCCCAGCAATGCTGCACGTCAAACGAGACGAGAGTCAGTTTGTGTACTTTGGCCACACCTTGATTGAAAAGCAGCCTGGAATGGACGGCGTTCTCTTCATTGGTCTTGATCGTAGCAAAGCACAAGAAAATGGTCTTGCTCGAGTATTCCATGTTTCAAGATTCTTACCTTGTACTAAGCACGTACGGGACAATGTAAACGCAAAGCTTACGAGCCTTCAATTAACTGAAGGACTTAAACGGGAAATAATCAAAGATATTTTCGGTGACGACAAGCGAATGGAAAAGGGTTTAATTGATAGCGACAGTCCGGAAGAATTTGACTGCAAGTTGCTCGAGGCCCAACGCAGATGGGATTCTTTGGAGTCCATGGAGAAGATGGGTGCAGATCCTGggttttcaaagtattttacaaCTTGTGTAGCAGACAGCATGAGGGAAGGCATGATAACTCCCATCAGGAAAGCGGCTGGACTTGGGGACAACCTTTACTTTAATAACGCTTCAGAGTCATTTCATTTCCAGTACAAGCTACAGATTGAGCAGAATCGCACTGATGACACCCCATCTGGCAAACCCAACTTGAAGAGTAATATGTCTCAGGCCACAGATGAATATGTTGAAATGTGCGAAAGAGCAGCCAGGAACGTGGAGAGAGCTGTTATCGACGAAGGGCCATACCGACTTGCACCAGAGTTTCAACACTTAAAGAAGACTACAGAGGAATGGATTAAAATGTCCGAAAAGGAGAAGAAGGATCACCTTAAAAAGATCAGTCCCTTGAGCCAAACAGCACTCGACGAGGAGACTGAATTGCCTATGGATGAGGAAACAGCCGTCTTAGGCAATTTTAATGAGAGTGGCCTTCCAGAAATGTTCAAAGCATCATGGCGAAATGCTGAGGTGATCTTGAAAGAGGACGGTGTCGGACAAGCTCCTGGTAGTAAGACGAATAAAGTGGTCATGTCCACGACAAGTGATAGTCTTCATCTTGTTAGGGTCACTGATAGGAAATTGCCAGTCTGTGATTGCGAAGGGTTCAAGCACAAGGGTCTCTGCTCACATGTACTTGCAGTATCCTTCCAGATGGGCTCCTTACAACGAGTACTTTCTGATTGGACACCAAACATCACTCGCCAACTACAGGAGAGTATGCCAAGTGGAGCAGGCcttaaagaaaacgaaaaaggcaggaaaagaaccagaaaaacgCACAGAGAGGAACGATCCATCGCGGGATTTTCTGAGAGAGTTCCATCAGTGACGCCAACCATTCCACCTGACGAGTATCAGGTTGTCTTTGTAAAGGACACTAAGGCGTTGACTTGCTATGGCTGTGGATCAAAG TTAAGAAACAAGCCTAGTGATGCACCACCTCCTGCACCATACGATTTGATGCTCAAGCATCGCGAAAGAAGGGTCTATCAGAAGAAGGGAACGATTCAGCTTAAG GTCAGCCGGGATCCAGGAAGTGTGTATTACCATGTCAGAAAAACGTGTGTGCTGGCAAAGTGTGACAAGATCCTACCAAGGAATATAACAATCACCGAGCCTATCAGTGAACAGATGAGCGAAGTTCATAAGCGCCATCTATCTCGGGAATTTGGTGTTTTGGTATAG